gatatattttgtatgttacaGATTCCATCTACATAATTACTCAGAAAAAATGATCCATCTGCTAACATAGCAAGACCTGCAGCATCACCTAATACACTATAAGTACCTGTCACTTCACCTTGCCAGTTTAACTGTATAACAGCATGCTTTCCACTGTCAGATACATAGATAGAGCTGCTGCTGGCTGTAACATACTCTGGATCACTGAAAATATCTTCCCTATTTGTATTTTTAGTGACTGATTTTAGTACTTTGCCTTTCAGATCAATGATTTGGAGTTTTGCTGGTGCGTTGAATACCACTATGAGTTGTCCTTTGTAACAGTATATACCATAGCACTTTCCCTCAACTTTTAtagtgttttttctttttagtcTGTTTGATGTAAGTGATacaaactgaatttcattttgaTATGGTTGTGTGACTGCTAGTTTGTCATTTGAGACTGTTGTGACATCCCAGGGACTCGTATCTAGTTTTAGTTGATCAATGATGGAGCAACTGTTGATGTTGATCATTTTGATTGATTTGTTTGCATAATCTGCAGCAATAAGTATGTCAGATGTAAGAAGAATCATCCCTGTGATCCAGCACTCTTCTTCATCTTGTGATGTTCTCACAGTAAATTCTCCTTGGTGTGAAAACTGTTTGGATTTTATCTTGACTGAGACATTTACTGGTGGTTTTAATGGTTTTGTAGTTAATGTTCCAAGGGATTTCTCATTTTCAAGCAGGGTAGATATATCCAGATTTGGCTGAAAGTGATATTCTTTCACATCTTGATGAGTTGTTAGCTGTGAGATCTTGTTCTCATTCTCTTTAATTAGCTGCTCAGCAGTTTTCAATTCCATGAACAGTGTGTCTTCTTTGTTTGATGTGTTAAGTTGTTTGATGGAGTCTGATGATTCTTGAAGGTCTTTTATAACATCTTCACATGTTGCTTGTGCTGTCTTAAGTCTTTGGTCATTGCCTTTTTTCAGAGAGCTAGCTGCATTTTCAACTTCATTTTCCATAGCATCCAGCCTTTGGTTGATCTCTTTCCTGAACTTTTTAATTTCTGCAAGAACTTTCGTCAAAGAAGCATTagatttttctgtcattttcttaAGGTCTCCAGCTGTATCTTGAAATATTCCAATCATGTCGTCTATCTCTTTAATGATCTTTCTGTACTCCTTACTGTTGACAATATTGCCAGATATATCAGGTATGTAGTCCACATGGCAGGCAGTGCTTTGATGTTTTAGGGTTACACATACACTACAGAGAAGTGCATTATGGGAATGGCAGTAGAACTTGATCATTTCCTTCTTGTGTGTAGAGCATGGTTTTGTAAGATCACCAGGCAAAGCATGGGGATCTGGTTGTGAAGAAACTTGTAGACTTTGTGGCATGTTGTGCTTATCAAGGAGGGTGTGATGCCTTAAAGGTTTAGCTCTCTTGTGGTGGTTAAAACAAGATTCACATAGATGCTCTTCACAATCTACACAGAAACCGAAGGCAGGAAGTCTGATATCATCCCTGTCGCATGGCTGACAGAATATTTCAAAGTCCTCACCGGAACCTCTAGACATAGAGGAAGCAAACTTCTGCGGTGCCTTTCTGCCAGATACTGCCATTTTAAACCTGAAATATACATGGAAGACTACCTTTTGAAACAGCAATTTGAAAAGATACATGTTACTAAATGAACTTCGTATTTTTATACTGACTGAGTTTCTTTTACTGTTCAAATACTTACAACGCTTCAAGAAATATACACAGTCATTTTTTGTTGGTGCTTATGCCATGCTGATCAACACAGTTTAGTTACTTCCAAGTTGAAAACATGGCCATGGCATGGAGAATATATTTTTCTCACCTATGAGGCAGAGTTATATTGTATTACAAATAAATTACCACTGTGGTTGTTATACAAAGTCATATTGCTTGTCTCACAACGGTCacaaacgtcttctttttttcTCTGTCTTTCTAGTTTGATTTCATTATTTGAGTTTATTAATGCTTAAGTGCATTCAGATAGTTGTGATGTGAAGAAAATTAACCATTTCCATTTTATGACATCTATGTTTCTTTTTCATAATCATAGTAGTCTTGAATAATACAGTCTTATAACTATAAACTTATTAGTTAGATTATCAGAATCTTTAATTGAGtggttgaaggtgcagatggaaatatctggctcaagggtaactgtttaggcttTGAAAAGGCTGTGCCGAGTTTCTTTCCCTTGCATACCATATAAAATAGAAGAAATGAGACAAAACAAATGCTTTCCTCTAAGCACTATTTGTCGAGGTAGCTTTTGAATTTAAGCAATCATTCATGAATTACAGTACGTtggtcatcttacaccccgggatgtaagacAATAGGGTTATtttaacagtagctcgatctgggatgctgtattgtGCTCatgtggattttgccagatcgaatCTCATGAGACGCGCATGTGCAGAGTTATCCATCCTTGCAAAGTCAATGAGAGATGAATACAAAATCATAGATCTAGCTACCgttatttatatacttttatcATACACctctacttttttgtttgtttattcgtAATcgaacaaaatcataaatgattgttgatgttaaaatgaaataagtaaTGTTTTTGTGTGCGGTATTTATAAAACTGTGTTAGctcaatgaaagtagtccggcaacatacagtACGGAGGTACAATACAGGATttttggaaggtacaatacaGGATTTTTTCCAGCTTGTTTGTGCAAGCtgtttttttgacagaatttaaatAGGTAccggtatataataaaagtttttctAGTACtggcagaaaatgggaaaatctGTCTctaaatgatgagaaaataaatcTGCCATGCCAGTTATGTTGtgttgggggaaaaaaaaatcccACTTGGTTTGAGGCATATTTCCAAAAACTTGGTAGAACCTTGTTTTTTGAGGAAAATCTCAATGTCTGTTGGGATTTCCTTATCCATAAATAAATCAAGGATGTGGTAGGTTCACTTTATATAAGAAATTCTAAAAGTTTGAAGTACATACAACATTTAGAAGAAGGAAATTTGCTTCTCCACTGATTGCTTAAGGAAGGATAGGGATATAAGTAACTTATGCAGTTTAAACAGTCTCTTGTATTCACAGCAAAGTTGAATAGAAgatggtggggggtgggggtcaaCTTTGTAGGACTATCAATGTTTTTCCAGCAAAATTTTGGACATCCAAAAGAAACAaaggacttttatttttttacttcattgaatgtttaaaaataaagatgTTGGGGCTCCCCAACCCTaccccaccccaacccccacccccaccttaCTGCTCGTACAACTCTTAATGATGTGAGTGAGGAAAATCTTAAATGTTGTTGcaaatgttaatatttaaatgtGCATTTAGTTGTTTTAAGTTTACACTTTGAAGGAATTTCAAAGACTCAGATATCACCTTTCTCGGTAGATTTGAACAttattgtttgtttacttttggCAATAGGTAATAATAAAGTCATGTTTTGTTAAGATATTTATTGAGATATGTGCTATGTGAAACATCCTTTaatttcaatatacattttttgttattttattcatatttgttcCATCTGACTATTGCAAAGTTAACCCCTTTtggaaagaaaaaacttgtgaattTATAACACAAATCCAAGGTTacaaacaaggtcaaaatttaaACATTGGTCTGAATAAAAATTTAGACTCATTAACTTTTTAACAGAGACATAAATTATAACAAGAATGTAggaaaagtaattttaaaattgctAATGTGAAAATATCTTACCTTTTTTATCCGCTGGAAAAGTTCTTTTTAAAACTTGAAGAACAAAATTTGTCAATAAAAATATGGCGGTGTATATATCCTAATTTACTTCCTCATTATATTGTGCAATTGATTTGACCTGTCAAAGCTTGTTCCctgctttcattatattctgtttacGCCAAAGCTAGAAACATGTTTTAACGGATAAACTTAATAGTACAATACTTTGAATGTATTGAATTTGAAGATTATGTTCAATATCTCAGTTTGTGTTTAGGCAGACTTAACAGGTTTAAAGTAGTATCATTTGCAGtggatttttccctatataaatagGTTAAACCTTGTTTTCTTAGGAATTGATAGATTTTAGCTGGGGGGCTGCTCAAGTTTCACAAGAGGTACATGTAACTTAGAGTTTGCCCTCCTGTCAATCCATCCAAGCACAATTAAAGAAAATGCTAAATGAAACAAAGTTTAAGAACAGATAGTTCATTAAATCTTCTTGATCTTTAAATTTCTTCTTGACCTGTTTATAAACACttgtttaacattttgttttgaactgTTCTTGCATTGTTCTTGAACTAACATtcttaaactgtaaaaatgttctATTTGTTCAGATGGTTCTGCTTGTATCCTTTTACAGGTCATCAGAACTAAAGacggaaaaacctttaaacaatatTTCGTGAACCTCTGGCTGTAGTTTTACCAAACTTGGCTTTTAGCATCCTCATAAGACCCTTTATTATAgattgtacaaaaaaaatatttttttcttgacctctttaacctttagcaactgattctgcctttgaggcTTAAGTGCAGACTAGGatcaggctgaccttggtctgcactgttcgctattcagtcagtacattttcagtgaacacccctttgaatgataagtggtactgcccaaattgaatgatggaccagtccattttagtaatttagcaggctaaaggttaagggaCAGGCAGAGCTAAAACTACAATAACCTTCTTAAACAGCTCCTGTTTTATGACATATATTCAAGAGctatcaaaacaaaaattataaggGAAAAATGTCAGTCACTTGATTAATATAGCTGCAGGGAATACATAAATTGTTATAGTCAATACAGGACCATTGGTGCTGAAGTTTTTTTGAAGTGTTTTGCTGTTGTTTCTAGATAAGAACTGAGCACAATGCTCAAACTTGCAAGAAAGATCTTGATTACTTATGTTTTACACACATGAAGTACAGAGAAATACTGCTCGCTTGAGCATTGTCTCTGTCTCTATGAATTACCAGTCTCCCTCAGTTAATGTGATCCCAGGCtattttccatttatttcatAAGCTTGGATCACTGGATAACTTGAGCatttctctcatacccttgtgaTCTCAAGTGATCATTATTTTACTGTAtactgtttgatatatattttcttctgAGTAAGTGTGGTTTTCGTAACTATATTGTTTGTGGTTTAAGTGCCAATTTGTGGTGGCTGcaaaaagtctccccatacttggattttgtgttgttatgttttctgatCCATGTGTAATTTTAAAGTTCCGCTTAAAACGGTGCTACCGGTCATGAAGGGTGTTATACTTTCtattacctcacatgaacagattcaataaaaAAGATctcaagtctgctattattttgcgttgttgcattctatgcatccAAAGGATCTTACAGGTTCTatttactatcacaacaacaatcttAAGGTGCTGTATGTccgctgtaaaaagtctccccattcttggattcagtgttgttattttttttggtCATTTAGGATCATGGATTACATTCAATGCATATGTAATAGAGTTtggcttaagctggtgctagtgggcatgaggggtgttgcacttccATTACCATTGAACAGATTTGATAAAACTGagtgctattattctgcttggttgcattctatgcattctacggatcttcttacagattttatgagTGCATCTGAGCACACTAGTATTGTTTTACTCAATTAATTAAAGATAATAACAGAAAAAGGTTGTATTGTTGAATTGAATCTTAGTAgttcacaccctggtaccggcgctcccaagtacaggtggcactcacacatacagcgctcgataagcgtttttggaggagcggtggtgtaagtatttcttattgtatctccggtaattcaaaactttttgtaaaatgaaagatatctgcgccctggtgaataattgatgactatgttctgtgagtgtcacaacatttcatcttgaaataaacaaactacggcgagttaaacgtgaacgtttgactcaaaaatgtcaaatgtcaaaaaaacacgtaaaatactcagtaaatacaccaaatgtattcatttttgataaagtatcgtatagtcatatcttcctacaataaccagttccaattccaagacttaatttgttatatttaaagaatgactcgtgtttaaagatggtatggggtttcaaaacggcactcacatggcacaggtgtgtatttttttgacgctcaccaagtacagctagagaaaggtcttcagaaatgtggagaaatcgtcagctctaaggcaactacaacggaaaagagatgaatcggactggttagttatgtgtggtagagataacaccaccaagaacagtctgatgttggattaaacagtagttaatggaactagtcaTCACGTCTCATGTCTGCTATTAAATCGGAATGACTCACATCAATTCAtgagagagccaaacaagaactcattaattgataaattccttGAATTAGTAAGATAGtaaaatatgagcgtcttttgaacctaacagacattttaacaaaattcattaatggctgatatatgccattccgtctttccgctaattttgggcgccgatttataacataaatatcgacttttcgctcagcgcccccactaattatcatgttttcaatccacgctcccgccctttcttattcctagtattctctctatggagaatcgcagaccaaaagtttagatttaatatgtaaaatcgttggggggagtcgagcgaaaactggctgatcagcgggcTCCGAGCAAGGAGCTGAGGGttgaaaggcataacattggtgggcacccgggcacccagccgctttacatcttgaatctcactcaacgccagcacccccaccccccccccaacccATCCCCATAATCGTGTTTTTGCTCCGCACATGTTATCGAATTTTTGCTCGCTAAACACTCcgcgtttaactttttttaattctcgtgttttcgctcgacggggtcgcgtggcgaattgatgaaatggtataaatcagccaccgtaaaaatcttccatttctctgttatgagtgtttactgaatcttaaatctaataatacaagtaaaatattgttcgtaagaagttcaacatttattatacattcaatgtaggcgtatggttaaaataaagaaaagaatagaaaacttgtcagtccgttataaatgagCTTTACTAACTCTGtaatcaaacatttattccacaccccaacaaaaagtctctctctctctctctctctctctctctctctctctacatatatatatatatatatatatatatatatatatatatatcatacggatgctcatagcattatactggtactcaaaaacgttgagattgacctgaaatattgtttagtaacggcgtttaaccaaacgcatacgcacgcacaaacgcacgcaagcacacacatatcttcttgcaaaccttACCGTCCACTGATCCCACTGAGAATGTTTTGAAGCACATTTTTCATTCTTCAACGAAATCCTAGGACATATCAAATTTCAGCATTTATCAGTTTTCAACAaggtttttcataaaaaataatgttaaaatattgtcgccgtaagttttaacataaaaaggtcGACTTCTAGAGTCAGCTTTTTTAACGGTATAAAGATTTATGGTCATATATACAGACacaacactgagagtaaacaacaacaaggtctacatttctgaagacttttctctagctgtacttgttgagcgccaaaaaaattaacacctgtgccatgtgagtgccgttttgaaaccccataccatctttaaacacgagtcattctttaaatataacaaattaagtcttgaaatttgaactggttattgtaggaagacatgactatacgatactgtatcaaaaatgaatacatttggtgtatttactgagtattttacgtgtttttttgacatttgacatttttgagtcaaacgttcacgtttacctcgccgtattttgtttatttcaagatggaatgttgtgacactcactaaacatagtcaccaattattcatcagggcgcagatatctttcattttacaaaaagttttgaattaccggagatacaataagaaatacttaaaccaccgctcctccaaaatcgcttatcgagcgctgtatgtgtgagtgccacctgtacttgggagcgccggtaccagggtgtgtaGTTGCAGTAGGTCTTTATATGAAGACACAAAAACATACAATAAGTCTTCCTGTCAAAATCTGATCATCAGACATCAAGAAAGAAAAGTGGAATGTTACATTTTAATAGCAATTTTTAGGTATTGTGTCCTAACTTGGCATATATAGTTTAGGTAAGCAAAAGAAATTGCGCACTCACTTtgtcaaagtaagaaaaattGTAATTCAGCTAAGCATGTCATAGAAATGTGAGAACTGTTGTTTTTGCAAtggttttaagattttattttttcttgcatagtTTTACCAGTGTATCCCTTTAAATACCTTTAACAGAAGTACATAATATTACACAATACTTTTGTTCTCAGAGTTACTGCAGTATTcctggaaaaaaaattaaacttgcatttatttttgtaattttcttcAGTAACTGAATGTGGTGATGTCTCTGACAGACAGAGAATGGGACGATCTGAAGGCATTGCTTGACAAGGCGGTCAACAAGTTTCTAGGATTTAGTGAGCCATCCCTGGTGACAGCTGCTCTTAACTGTATAGATAAAGGATACGATGAGAGAAAAACTGCAGGTATGTCACTATTGAAAATACAGTCAAATAATTAAGGGCCACTTCAAGGGTTCCCAGAACCACTTCATTGCCTGAATTATTTGCTACTATTACAATGATCATAACATTCTTCATGTGGCTGATAAGATTCAGCTATTTTGTAAAATTACGACATTTACTTTGCACTGGACCTTAAACATAAACCTTCTAAGTCAGTATGACCAGTAACCTCAGAACCATTGCtaaatgtagagatggtacctacccaaataaatcaaagggggacaactcagaattgatcaataaattgaagccaacattaaacattgatcaaaagtgaaagaaaaatcagataggtcctttttcaaacaacttatcaggcagacaaaatatgacctacatttgtttaaatccctttgtattcaatatacaatatgcacgcttttctcatgacttacactgacaattattttgtaagttgtagtaaggccctgatagaaagattagtaatgcatgaagattatatagaataatgcatacattcctttgaagaaaattaacgacattaagaaacattattaagttttgatcttttagccaaagttgtttatttattgttctcaatggtgatacattggtttacacaacatttatatatcaaaatgtgaaatgtatatatccaacaatgagaaataacaaaaaagttaaactGGTAACACAATaattcattgtcatcaaatataattacaatgttttaaggtagtggttgtaattactacatgttaaggtagctgacaggtaatgactctatgtaatgtattttaagcaattctcaatttaaacattctctggagggaactagcacgatcatttgctttccttgaaaaacgaataaatgctgaaaaagcatatggagattactctatttgatgattttcgttacaggtcgactaccctaaacaaactaagcggtgttttatttattgttgaaaacaaagtaatcggataatttcagatatcaacattaatttaaaacttatactgtttacacaacttgaaaaaaggtttttgttggggcctctcatttacaaatatatcaacaattatcacctaaattgagtgcattcatgagtggaaaatattgatggtaaaatggtgtaggggtttgtttacaatataaaatcgttaataacttctttaaggtacatttttggtatggttttggtaagcttataataaagagcatgtcattctctttcactcagaatttatttcaagcgttttagactcttggctagtcttggaatttgactttattaaaagacaaaaggaagttcagtataggctctttcaaattgttgaaagtagagtaaacttaccttatactctattgaatttatttagctgcaggagcttttgatatagactataattggggaagtcctaaaatctttgaaaaacggtcgaTAGaggagttgtccattttgcttcagatattttgagaaagtcattttttagatatcaaatatttctatttttgacatagagaagaggaaaaccatcaatatatttagaaaattggtgcacttagctatcatttcactctaaAAAAaccctataaagatgaatttgaatttttcaggtaccatctctactaaATGAACTGCCTTCAAATGTGACTGTTTTCTCTACCATTTACATACAGTCATTGCAAAACAATTGTTATCCATGTCAGATTGTTTCATTGTTTGCAATAAACATGTTTGATTGTATGATTATCAATGTACCTTAATATGACTCAttgtctttttatgcccccaagcAAATAGCAATTAAACTGCCTGTTTTTTGGTCGTATATATGAACCAGATTGCCTTTAGCCCACATTGATAACCTGATTAAGTTTTAAAATCACACCAACAATCACCTCCCCCTGTACCTGTTTGTACACACAATTTAGAAGCAATACTGTTTATAGTCTCTCAACAACTTTCATACCCACATATCCACCCCCTACCCCATACCCAAACACATCCAATACACCCCTCCCTGAACCTAGACTGATTTACAATTGTCACagtaatttgagccgtgccatgagaaaaccaacatagtgggtctgggaccagcatggatccagaccagcctgcgcatccgcgcactctggtcaggatccatgctgttcgctttcaaacctaatggaattagagaaactaatagcgaacagcatggatccagaccagcctggtcgcaaaaccactatgttggttttcccatggcatggctcatttatgtTTCATATATCATTGCTTTTGATTATTCCTCATACTCCCCCAGACACTCACTTCtacaaaaaattattacaaaagcAAAAcctagaaaaaacaaaaaaacaaacagaaaacaaagaaaattaatgatttgCACACTTCTCGCAGCAGTGTATAtcttatatattatattagaTTATCTGTCACACCCCTTCTTCTTTCCCCCCCACTTACACACATATTTTGTATTAGTAGCAAAACATCTGTATCTTGTTGAGCAAATCATAAAGGGTGTGATTTATTTATCAGTGGTAGATTTTATTTGTCCAAGAACTTACATTGTAAAATAATTCTCAATAATTTTCAGATAAGCTACAGGCGATACTGGATGAGAGACAAGCGCCAATGTTTGCCGAGAAGTTGTTTGATGTATGGGAGAATTACCGGTCCAGTAGCAAGTCACAAAGGAGTAAACGTAGAAAGgtaccaaaaaaatatttttgatccaCCGATTCCATAgcaaagtttttccttgatttctctAATATAAGACAATACCATCGATATATTGTGGGGTTAATGTAAAATGGTACAAAGAACTGATAATTAAAGAAGATATGGTAACTTTTTGAGTTAACCCCGCAATATGTTAGTTTAATATAAAGAATTCGGGGGATGGATGTACAAAATCTAGGAATAAATTTCGAAAGTATCTTGATAACTTTAAGTTGGGAAATGTTGGAAATGTTTTCATTTCTGCttatttttgcatattcatttcataCACAAATtcaaaaaattgtaaatattgacCTTCGTTTTCCGTCATCGGCCATTTTTGCATACCATGAAGTACAGTGTCCATCAGAAGTTATATATTATCTTCCACTCAAGTTTTCTCGACTTGCCCTCataatttgtgtaaatttatttgAGGCTATAGATTTTATAACAAAGAACTTAAATCTAGTTTTCTTTCTAATCTACAGGTtctaaacagtgattttattcaactgATGACACAACAATTTGCATAATAGATCTACTCTACAGATCACCTATTAGATATAATTAATTCATAAGCACCCTGAATAAAGTCAATGAGTATTAATTCCTGCCAATTCCAACACATTAGAGACTGATCCTTTTTATGAGATCAGTTTGTTCTATGTTTTTTTCAATCCAGTTTACATGAATTGCTTTCACAGCTGAAAGCTTAAGATCAAAATAAATGTTGAGTTGTCTTTTATTACCTGAGAACAAGATTCTTCCAatatttttttcgtttaaaaaaacaacaataaaaaacaatgggtcacctgAAGTTCATGGATATCATTGGAAATTCGGGCCATTTTCACAGTCATCTAacaggggtggcaaattcaattaTTGCTCAGGTTGTCCGAAAACTTGTACGGAcgagtgaaatttgaccagaatttgcATATGGACAAGTACAAAACAGCAATTTACAAAAACAgacaaaatcagattttgccaccCCTGATCTGCTTGTGAATTCATAACATTGCGAAATTGTCCTTTGGTTGAAAAATTGTGAAATGTATAAGAGTTTCAAAATCATATAGTTGAGTGTACAGTCGGTATACAGCCGTTGATGTAATGATTATGCTGTGTATTGTTTCTTCGATGTATTTGGAAAGTTTTTGCAGTTTCAGGATGATCGGGATGACAGAGATGAAGGTCGAAAGAAAGCAAAGTTTGAAGAGATCCCCGAGACACCGGAAGGACCGAGTCCTGGGCAACTTACAGAGGAAAAAGTAGGATTATAAATCAAGCAAATTGTCGCTTAACCCCGACAGTGGTTATTtatgttcttttgtttttcattaggTTAAACCTGAGTTTACAATGTTTGATATGGCTGAAATTGACTTTCATATTTCTAAActttttgaagtatttaaattttactaTTCGAATGGCTCTGTGAGACTAGATCCTTGTTCATGATGTTCAGATAATTTGTAATTGTATCCTGTTTGAAAAGTTATAGTATGATAAATGCAGTCATGCTTAGAAATGGGTGCTATGCACACTGCATGCGTAATCACAAGTTATTCAGAATTTTAATGGAACATTTTTACTTGCTTGTACAGAAAATCTGTTGTACAAGTATAAATAGTAGAGCACGCTGTCATTAGACAGCACTTGTTGTAAATGGCTCTTATTCCTGGATTAATAGCCCTTTAATGATTTTATTATCAGCTGCCAATCTCCTAAACTGCTAGTTTGGATAAAACAGCAGTGACTGGTGGCACAAAAAGCTTTGAATTACCAAAACTAAAAACGTCATGtgtttattatcaatatttttacagtatttccgTCTTCTTCCTTCACAGATCAAGGAAATGATGCAGACGGCACAGAAGTTGATCCAGGAGCGGAAAGCTCAGATGGCTGTTCAGATGCCCTCTGCCCCTCCTGCCCCATCACAAAATACACAGGTATGGTTAATTTCGATAAATTGTCAAATTATTAAGAGCATAATAGATTTttgataaagggaagtaatataaTTAGTTATTCTTCAAAATCACTAAATTTGTTGGTAAAAAAA
This DNA window, taken from Mercenaria mercenaria strain notata chromosome 19, MADL_Memer_1, whole genome shotgun sequence, encodes the following:
- the LOC123542931 gene encoding uncharacterized protein LOC123542931, producing the protein MAVSGRKAPQKFASSMSRGSGEDFEIFCQPCDRDDIRLPAFGFCVDCEEHLCESCFNHHKRAKPLRHHTLLDKHNMPQSLQVSSQPDPHALPGDLTKPCSTHKKEMIKFYCHSHNALLCSVCVTLKHQSTACHVDYIPDISGNIVNSKEYRKIIKEIDDMIGIFQDTAGDLKKMTEKSNASLTKVLAEIKKFRKEINQRLDAMENEVENAASSLKKGNDQRLKTAQATCEDVIKDLQESSDSIKQLNTSNKEDTLFMELKTAEQLIKENENKISQLTTHQDVKEYHFQPNLDISTLLENEKSLGTLTTKPLKPPVNVSVKIKSKQFSHQGEFTVRTSQDEEECWITGMILLTSDILIAADYANKSIKMININSCSIIDQLKLDTSPWDVTTVSNDKLAVTQPYQNEIQFVSLTSNRLKRKNTIKVEGKCYGIYCYKGQLIVVFNAPAKLQIIDLKGKVLKSVTKNTNREDIFSDPEYVTASSSSIYVSDSGKHAVIQLNWQGEVTGTYSVLGDAAGLAMLADGSFFLSNYVDGICNIQNISSDCTRGEVVLKDLKKPFAICWCETNKTLYISSITLDASVDNFVQVYKLS